The sequence CCTCCGCTATGGGCAGAATCCCTATCTGTTCACCGTCAGAACCAATAACCCGAACCTCAGAGGCTCTGATCCCCTTATTCACTCTTGTCTGATCTTGCTTAACTCGCTTAGATATTTTTACCTCCCGCCGAAGCACAAAATTATAATCATGTCAATACAACAAGCATAACCTTTGAATTATATATATAATATACATACAAATCAAGAACTATTTATTTTATCCCTGAATGATCTCTCTGGTTTTCTTCTAACTTACGCCATTGATCAAGCGTATATGACTCCAGAAGACTGGCTTTCCAATATAAATTAGCATCTTTATTAAAGAATTTATAAAAAAGATCAAGGCTTTTTTTACGCAATACATTGGAGACAATAGTGATTTGGGCATCTTTATATAAGGGCGCAAGACACCGTCTGTCCAGACCAGTGCCCCCCCCCATCACATCTTCATAGGCAAACACCAGAGTCTGGATACCGGCCAGCAGAATTGCAGCAAAGCACATCAGACATGGTTCCATGGTACAATACAACACAGCTCGCTCCGGGCTAAACTGAGCATCTGAGGATTCAAGAGCCTTAAGTGTACGTATTTCTGCATGATCAATTTCACTGAAAAAAGACAAATCTCCCGAAGTCCCCACCCTAGCGCCAGAAGCAATCACCCGATCATCTTGAACAACAACACACCCAACAGGGAACTGCCCTTGATCAAAGGCGTTACGAGCTTGTTCCAGGGCCTGCTCCATAAAAAACTCGTGATCCAAAAGCACTCCTTTCCTTGATTTTTTTATTAAATGCTGTATTTAATTTGATTTTTATTTTATTTCAATACTGTTTTGATGAATACAATAAACGAAAAAATAGAACAAAAGCCCAGTATCCGGGAAATCTTCCAGCAACGGGAGCACAATTTTCTATCGAGATACGGCACCCCCAGCACCAACGCAGAGCGTCGGCACCCTGAAGTTGCCCCAGGCAATATTAGAACCCCCTTTCAGCTTGACAGGGACCGAATTGTATACTCCAATGCCTTCAGGCGGCTGAAATACAAAACCCAGGTTTTTCTGTCACCGTTAGGAGACCATTACCGAACCCGACTTACCCACACCCTGGAGGTTTCTGAAACTGCCAGAAATATTGCCCGGGCCATGCGCCTGAACGAAGACCTCGCTGAAGCGGTTGCCCTTGGACATGATTTAGGACATACACCCTTCGGACATGGTGGAGAAACGGCCCTAATTGAGGTACACTCTCCCCGCTTTACCCATTCCGACCAAAGCTTAAGAGTCGTGGATGTATTGGAAAATAAAGGGAAAGGCCTGAATCTCACCACCCAGGTCAGAGACGGCATTCTTAAGCACTCCAAGGGATTTGGCAACATCATTCCGGCAACACCTGGCGAAACAGCATCGACCATAGAAGGTCGAATCGTACGCGTGGCTGATATCATTGCCTACCTGAACCATGACCTTGATGATGCGCTACGCGGCAAAGTCATATCCAAAGATGAGGTGCCTGACATCTGCATCAAAAGGCTTGGCACCACTCACTCCGCCCGAGCATCCACAATGATGGAACAGTTGGTCTACAACAGCGGCCCCAAGAATGGGGAATTCATTCTAAGCATGGGAGAACAGACCATGGAAGCCATGACCATCCTAAGAAAATTCCTCTTTGAAAGAGTCTATCGGTCCCCGGCGGTTCATGGAGAATTTGTAAAGGCAAAAAAAGTAATTATCGGCCTCTACCAATATTTCATGGAAAATCCCGACGAGATGCAAAAAGAGTTGGAAAAAATGGAAATGGCCCCATGGGATTCGACAAAAAACAAACTAAAACGCTCGGTTTGTGATGTCATTGCCTCCATGACAGACCGATACGCACTTAAACTCTATTCCCGTCTGTTTTTTCCCAACCCACTGGTTTAAAAAAACGAACATAAAAGACTATCATGACACATACCCCGGAACATTTTTCCCCTCTCGTCCAGCTTTACCACGATATGGATAATACATGGAACCAAATTGCACAACAATATGGATTTGAGTGCAACGGCTGTGAAGACAACTGCTGCCTGTCTCTATTTTTCCACCACACCCATGCCGAAGTATCTTTTCTGCAGCTTGGCTTCCATACCTTACCCCG is a genomic window of uncultured Desulfobacter sp. containing:
- a CDS encoding nucleoside deaminase, with translation MLLDHEFFMEQALEQARNAFDQGQFPVGCVVVQDDRVIASGARVGTSGDLSFFSEIDHAEIRTLKALESSDAQFSPERAVLYCTMEPCLMCFAAILLAGIQTLVFAYEDVMGGGTGLDRRCLAPLYKDAQITIVSNVLRKKSLDLFYKFFNKDANLYWKASLLESYTLDQWRKLEENQRDHSGIK
- a CDS encoding deoxyguanosinetriphosphate triphosphohydrolase, which encodes MNTINEKIEQKPSIREIFQQREHNFLSRYGTPSTNAERRHPEVAPGNIRTPFQLDRDRIVYSNAFRRLKYKTQVFLSPLGDHYRTRLTHTLEVSETARNIARAMRLNEDLAEAVALGHDLGHTPFGHGGETALIEVHSPRFTHSDQSLRVVDVLENKGKGLNLTTQVRDGILKHSKGFGNIIPATPGETASTIEGRIVRVADIIAYLNHDLDDALRGKVISKDEVPDICIKRLGTTHSARASTMMEQLVYNSGPKNGEFILSMGEQTMEAMTILRKFLFERVYRSPAVHGEFVKAKKVIIGLYQYFMENPDEMQKELEKMEMAPWDSTKNKLKRSVCDVIASMTDRYALKLYSRLFFPNPLV